The following proteins are co-located in the Burkholderia sp. HI2500 genome:
- the kdpA gene encoding potassium-transporting ATPase subunit KdpA, protein MNANNLFQTLLFIVVLLAAAVPVARYLSAVMDGSSRVVRVFGPLERALYRVAGVDAGSEMNWKQYAIATIAFNALGALFLYGLLRLQGFLPGNPQQFGAMTVDGAFNTAVSFVTNTNWQDYTPEQTVSYLTQMLGLTVQNFLSAATGIVVVIALIRGFARHTAQTIGNFWVDLTRVTMYVLVPMSMVIAALLMSQGVIQNMKSYQDVPVLQASTYAAPKLDAQGNPVKDDKGNAVTVPTPLTKQTLAMGPVASQEAIKMLGTNGGGFFNANSAHPYENPTPFANVLQIFAILIIPAALCLVFGRMIGDRRQGIAVLAAMTVAFVIAIGFEVSAEQAGNPTLAALHVDQSASALQPGGNMEGKETRFGIAQTGIFTVATTAASCGAVDTMHDSLTPLGGLVPMLLMQLGEVIYGGVGSGLYGMLVFALLAVFVAGLMIGRTPEYVGKKIEAYEMKMVSIVVLLTPLLVLVGTSIAVLADAGKAGIANPGPHGFSEILYAFSSAANNNGSAFAGLTVGTPFYNWMTAIAMWFGRFGTIVPVLAIAGSLAAKKRIAVTSGTLPTHGPLFVVLLLGTVLLVGALTYVPALALGPGVEHLMMWLGA, encoded by the coding sequence ATGAACGCGAACAATCTCTTTCAGACGCTGCTCTTCATCGTCGTGCTGCTGGCGGCGGCCGTGCCGGTCGCGCGCTATCTGTCCGCGGTGATGGACGGCAGCTCGCGCGTCGTGCGCGTGTTCGGGCCGCTCGAGCGCGCGCTGTACCGCGTCGCCGGCGTCGACGCCGGCAGCGAGATGAACTGGAAGCAGTACGCGATCGCGACGATCGCGTTCAACGCGCTCGGCGCGCTGTTCCTCTACGGCCTGCTGCGCCTGCAGGGCTTCCTGCCCGGCAACCCGCAGCAGTTCGGTGCGATGACGGTCGACGGCGCGTTCAACACGGCCGTCAGCTTCGTCACCAACACGAACTGGCAGGACTACACGCCCGAGCAGACCGTCAGCTACCTGACGCAGATGCTCGGCCTGACCGTGCAGAACTTCCTGTCGGCGGCAACCGGGATCGTCGTCGTGATCGCGCTGATCCGCGGCTTCGCGCGTCATACCGCGCAGACGATCGGCAACTTCTGGGTCGACCTCACGCGCGTGACGATGTACGTGCTCGTGCCGATGTCGATGGTCATCGCCGCGCTGCTGATGAGCCAGGGCGTGATCCAGAACATGAAGTCGTACCAGGACGTGCCGGTGCTGCAGGCGAGCACCTACGCCGCGCCGAAGCTCGACGCGCAGGGCAATCCGGTGAAGGACGACAAGGGCAACGCGGTCACGGTGCCGACCCCGCTCACGAAGCAGACGCTCGCGATGGGCCCGGTTGCATCGCAGGAAGCGATCAAGATGCTCGGCACCAACGGTGGCGGCTTCTTCAACGCGAACTCCGCGCACCCGTACGAGAACCCGACGCCGTTCGCGAACGTCCTGCAGATCTTCGCGATCCTGATCATCCCGGCCGCGCTGTGTCTCGTGTTCGGCCGCATGATCGGCGACCGCCGGCAGGGCATCGCCGTGCTCGCGGCGATGACGGTCGCGTTCGTGATCGCGATCGGCTTCGAGGTGAGCGCCGAGCAGGCCGGCAACCCGACGCTCGCCGCGCTGCACGTCGACCAGTCGGCGAGCGCGCTGCAGCCGGGCGGCAACATGGAAGGCAAGGAAACGCGCTTCGGCATCGCGCAGACCGGCATCTTCACGGTCGCGACCACGGCCGCGTCGTGCGGCGCCGTCGACACGATGCACGATTCGCTGACGCCGCTCGGCGGCCTCGTGCCGATGCTGCTGATGCAGCTGGGCGAAGTGATCTACGGCGGGGTCGGCTCGGGTCTCTACGGGATGCTCGTGTTCGCGCTGCTCGCGGTGTTCGTCGCCGGCCTGATGATCGGCCGCACGCCGGAATACGTCGGCAAGAAGATCGAAGCGTACGAGATGAAGATGGTGTCGATCGTCGTGCTGCTCACGCCGCTGCTGGTGCTGGTCGGCACGTCGATCGCCGTGCTCGCCGATGCGGGCAAGGCCGGCATCGCGAACCCGGGGCCGCACGGCTTCTCGGAAATCCTGTACGCGTTCAGCTCGGCCGCCAACAACAACGGCAGCGCGTTCGCGGGCCTGACGGTCGGCACGCCGTTCTACAACTGGATGACCGCGATCGCGATGTGGTTCGGCCGCTTCGGCACGATCGTGCCGGTGCTGGCAATCGCCGGCTCGCTGGCCGCGAAGAAGCGCATCGCGGTGACGAGCGGCACGCTGCCGACGCACGGTCCGCTGTTCGTCGTGCTGCTGCTCGGCACCGTGCTGCTGGTGGGCGCGCTGACCTACGTGCCGGCGCTCGCGCTCGGCCCGGGCGTCGAGCACCTGATGATGTGGCTGGGCGCGTGA
- the kdpF gene encoding K(+)-transporting ATPase subunit F: MTWMLWLAGASTALLFAYLVFALLRAEDIE; the protein is encoded by the coding sequence ATGACCTGGATGCTTTGGCTGGCGGGCGCGTCGACGGCCCTGCTGTTCGCGTATCTCGTCTTTGCGCTGCTGCGCGCGGAGGACATTGAATGA
- a CDS encoding quinone oxidoreductase family protein: protein MPKAIRYDQPGGPDVMKWVDVEVGEPKAGEVRIRQHAVGLNYIDVYFRTGLYPQALPGGLGMEAAGEVTAVGEGVTTLKAGDRVAYVGQPPGAYAQERVMPVDRLVKLPDGISYDDAASVMLQGLTAHYLLRRTYPVKAGDTILIHAAAGGVGLLVCQWAKALGATVIGTVGSDEKAALAKSHGCDHPIVYTRENFTQRVKEITNGAGVPVVYDSIGKDTYIGSLDSLAPLGLFVSFGNASGPLPPIDSKEFSSRGSLFFTRPTLFSYIAKRADLEAAAAELFDVLLSGKVKTSINQRYPLAEVGRAHEDLEARKTTGSTILVP from the coding sequence ATGCCGAAAGCAATCCGATACGACCAGCCGGGCGGCCCGGACGTGATGAAGTGGGTCGATGTCGAGGTCGGCGAACCGAAGGCGGGTGAAGTCCGCATCCGGCAGCACGCGGTCGGCCTCAACTACATCGACGTCTATTTCCGCACCGGTCTGTACCCGCAAGCGCTGCCCGGCGGTCTCGGGATGGAGGCGGCGGGCGAGGTGACGGCCGTCGGCGAAGGCGTGACCACGCTCAAGGCGGGGGACCGCGTCGCGTACGTCGGGCAACCGCCGGGCGCATACGCGCAGGAGCGCGTGATGCCGGTCGACCGGCTCGTGAAGCTGCCGGACGGCATCAGCTACGACGACGCGGCGTCGGTGATGCTGCAGGGCCTGACCGCGCACTACCTGCTGCGCCGCACGTATCCGGTGAAGGCCGGCGACACGATCCTGATCCACGCGGCGGCCGGCGGTGTCGGTCTGCTCGTGTGCCAGTGGGCGAAGGCGCTCGGCGCGACCGTGATCGGGACGGTCGGCTCCGACGAGAAGGCCGCGCTCGCGAAGTCGCACGGTTGCGACCATCCGATCGTCTACACGCGCGAGAACTTCACGCAGCGCGTGAAGGAGATCACGAACGGCGCCGGCGTGCCGGTCGTCTACGACTCGATCGGCAAGGACACCTACATCGGCTCGCTCGACAGCCTCGCGCCGCTCGGGCTGTTTGTCAGCTTCGGCAACGCGTCGGGCCCGCTGCCGCCGATCGACTCGAAGGAATTCTCGTCGCGCGGCTCGCTGTTCTTTACGCGCCCCACGCTGTTCTCGTACATCGCGAAGCGCGCCGATCTCGAAGCCGCGGCCGCCGAGCTGTTCGACGTGCTGCTGTCGGGCAAGGTGAAGACCAGCATCAACCAGCGCTATCCGCTCGCGGAAGTCGGCCGCGCGCATGAAGATCTCGAAGCGCGCAAGACCACCGGCTCGACGATCCTCGTTCCCTGA
- a CDS encoding Rap1a/Tai family immunity protein, with protein MKLLLIRNVVILASLSASIGTATAAAVSRVDGVRLLDDMNRSDNSPYADAQRHAMAGYLAGVADATEGKEWCDHGRVKPGEIDSEVIGDLRKLPRDALKASAARLVTHVLQQKYPCR; from the coding sequence ATGAAACTCTTGCTTATCCGGAATGTGGTCATTCTCGCGTCGTTGTCGGCAAGTATCGGCACCGCCACGGCGGCCGCAGTATCGCGCGTCGACGGCGTCCGGCTGCTCGACGACATGAACCGCTCCGACAACAGTCCGTACGCCGACGCCCAGCGCCACGCGATGGCCGGGTATCTGGCTGGCGTCGCCGATGCCACCGAGGGCAAGGAATGGTGCGACCACGGTCGCGTCAAACCGGGAGAAATCGATTCGGAAGTGATTGGCGATCTCCGGAAGCTGCCAAGAGACGCGCTGAAGGCAAGCGCAGCAAGATTGGTTACCCATGTCTTGCAACAAAAATATCCTTGCCGTTAA
- a CDS encoding T6SS effector amidase Tae4 family protein: MKPPFSLLSSHYPGNKTVSREALYQELGWQDLIQNPSYANTCAIRISVALVKCGITLRGGLAIQQGPHRGRRVEAGQARLARMLAEPAYFGKAEAFRRDDAVLGIAARKGVVAFWNIPAYMNGRGGHIDLIDGARALCGSDCYWAASEVWFWPLR, encoded by the coding sequence TTGAAACCGCCGTTCTCTTTACTGAGCAGCCACTATCCAGGCAACAAGACTGTTTCGAGGGAGGCGCTTTACCAAGAACTGGGCTGGCAAGATCTGATTCAGAATCCGTCGTATGCAAATACCTGCGCCATTCGGATCAGTGTGGCTCTTGTCAAATGCGGAATAACGTTGCGTGGTGGACTGGCCATTCAGCAAGGGCCGCATCGTGGACGCCGTGTCGAGGCAGGCCAAGCCAGGCTAGCCAGGATGCTGGCGGAGCCGGCGTATTTCGGCAAAGCCGAAGCGTTTCGACGAGACGACGCGGTGCTCGGCATTGCCGCCAGAAAGGGCGTGGTCGCTTTCTGGAACATACCGGCTTACATGAACGGTCGTGGCGGACATATCGACCTGATCGACGGTGCCCGAGCCCTCTGTGGCTCCGATTGCTACTGGGCGGCATCGGAAGTGTGGTTTTGGCCATTGCGATAA
- a CDS encoding methylglyoxal synthase codes for MSKPRIALIAHDAKKDDIVALAGQYRETLAQCRLVATGTTGGRIAAAHGLDVERKLSGPCGGDLQIGAELVDGRVDIVVFLRDPMTAQPHDPDITALVRACDVHDVPVATNVATARMLLDDLARNMQDRC; via the coding sequence ATGAGCAAACCCCGCATCGCACTGATTGCGCACGACGCGAAGAAGGACGACATCGTCGCGCTCGCGGGCCAGTACCGCGAGACGCTCGCGCAATGTCGGCTGGTCGCGACCGGCACGACGGGCGGCCGCATCGCCGCCGCGCACGGGCTCGACGTCGAGCGCAAGCTGTCGGGGCCGTGCGGCGGCGACCTGCAGATCGGCGCGGAACTGGTCGACGGCCGTGTCGACATCGTCGTGTTCCTGCGCGACCCGATGACCGCGCAGCCGCACGATCCGGACATCACCGCGCTGGTGCGCGCGTGCGACGTGCACGACGTGCCGGTCGCGACCAATGTCGCGACCGCGCGGATGCTGCTCGACGATCTGGCGCGGAACATGCAGGACCGCTGCTAG
- a CDS encoding SDR family oxidoreductase: MDLGIEGKTALVCAASKGLGRGCAEALAAEGVNLVIVARTRDTLEETAEEIRAGANVSVTAVACDITTPDGRAAALAACPQPDILVTNAGGPPPGDFRDFSHDDWIRALESNMLTPIELIRATVDGMIARGFGRIVNITSSAVKAPIDVLALSNGARSGLTGFVAGLSRKVAGQGVTINNLLPGLFDTDRIATTLAASAKAQGVTVDELRARRTKDIPAGRLGTREEFGAACAFLCSVHAGYITGQNWLLDGGAYPGTF; the protein is encoded by the coding sequence ATGGATCTCGGCATCGAAGGAAAGACCGCGCTGGTGTGCGCGGCCAGCAAGGGGCTCGGTCGCGGCTGCGCGGAAGCGCTGGCCGCCGAGGGCGTGAACCTCGTGATCGTCGCGCGCACGCGCGACACGCTGGAGGAAACCGCGGAGGAGATCCGCGCCGGCGCGAACGTGTCGGTGACCGCGGTCGCCTGCGACATCACGACGCCGGACGGGCGCGCGGCCGCGCTCGCCGCGTGCCCGCAGCCGGACATTCTCGTGACGAATGCCGGCGGCCCGCCGCCCGGCGACTTCCGCGACTTCTCGCACGACGACTGGATCCGCGCGCTCGAATCGAACATGCTGACGCCGATCGAGCTGATCCGCGCGACCGTCGACGGGATGATCGCGCGCGGCTTCGGCCGGATCGTCAACATCACGAGCTCGGCCGTGAAGGCGCCGATCGACGTGCTGGCGCTGTCGAACGGCGCGCGCTCGGGGCTGACCGGCTTCGTCGCGGGGCTGTCGCGCAAGGTCGCGGGGCAGGGCGTGACGATCAACAACCTGTTGCCGGGCCTGTTCGACACCGACCGGATCGCGACCACGCTCGCCGCGTCGGCGAAGGCGCAGGGCGTGACGGTCGACGAACTGCGCGCGCGGCGCACGAAGGACATCCCGGCCGGCCGCCTCGGCACGCGCGAAGAGTTCGGCGCGGCGTGCGCATTCCTGTGCAGCGTGCATGCCGGCTACATCACCGGGCAGAACTGGCTGCTCGACGGCGGCGCGTATCCGGGCACGTTCTGA